The following coding sequences lie in one Alloacidobacterium dinghuense genomic window:
- a CDS encoding menaquinone biosynthesis family protein, with translation MESAEPHAHSAQPREIKIAHSPDSDDAFMFYGLATNKIRVNGYKFTHTLCDIETLNQKAMHEAFYDVTAISFHAYPYLQDNYALMACGGSVGEGYGPMIVASQKFSLSAVKKLKIAVPGMLTTAYLALKLFAPEIETAVVPFDKIIPEVLAGNFQAGLIIHEGQLTYGQSGLHKVIDLGQWWREETKLPLPLGGNAIRRSLGNDVMLKVTQALRDSIQHGLDHREEALSYAMQFARDLDTSLADKFVGMYVNERTLNYGEDGREAIRKLLTLGHERGIIPHPVNVDFVG, from the coding sequence ATTGAATCTGCCGAACCGCACGCGCACTCCGCGCAACCGCGCGAGATCAAGATTGCACACAGTCCCGACTCTGATGATGCATTTATGTTCTATGGGCTGGCGACGAACAAGATTCGCGTGAACGGCTACAAGTTTACCCATACGCTTTGCGATATTGAAACGCTGAACCAGAAGGCGATGCATGAGGCTTTCTATGATGTGACAGCGATTTCGTTTCACGCGTACCCGTACCTTCAGGACAACTACGCGCTGATGGCCTGCGGAGGCTCAGTGGGTGAAGGGTATGGGCCGATGATTGTTGCCAGCCAGAAGTTTTCACTGAGTGCAGTGAAGAAGCTGAAAATTGCCGTGCCGGGGATGCTGACCACGGCGTATCTGGCGCTCAAGCTGTTTGCTCCGGAGATTGAGACGGCTGTTGTTCCCTTCGACAAGATCATTCCTGAAGTACTGGCGGGGAATTTCCAGGCAGGTCTGATTATTCACGAAGGCCAGCTTACCTACGGGCAGAGCGGCCTGCACAAGGTTATCGACCTGGGACAGTGGTGGCGCGAGGAGACGAAGCTTCCTTTGCCTCTGGGCGGCAATGCTATTCGGCGGTCTCTAGGCAATGACGTGATGCTGAAAGTTACGCAGGCCCTGCGCGACAGCATTCAGCACGGGCTTGATCATCGCGAAGAGGCCCTGTCGTATGCCATGCAGTTTGCGCGCGATCTCGATACAAGTCTGGCTGACAAGTTTGTGGGCATGTACGTGAATGAGCGGACGCTGAACTACGGCGAAGATGGGCGGGAAGCGATTCGCAAGCTGCTGACGCTTGGACATGAACGAGGAATTATTCCGCATCCGGTGAACGTGGACTTCGTTGGCTAA